In Herpetosiphonaceae bacterium, a genomic segment contains:
- a CDS encoding molybdopterin-dependent oxidoreductase, with protein sequence MALTSDPSIRIVHAACPHDCPDTCAMLVTVKDGRAIKIGGDPAHPVTQGFLCAKVSRYIERTYHEDRLLYPMRRVGPRGAGQWQRITWNEALDEIANRFRMISAEYGPQAILPYSYSGSLGLLMYGSMDRRFFNKLGASLLDRTICSTAGSQGYRYTVGQSIGTDPQQFASAKLIVLWGTNTLTSNP encoded by the coding sequence ATGGCACTGACAAGCGATCCATCGATCCGAATTGTTCATGCCGCCTGTCCTCACGATTGCCCCGACACCTGCGCGATGCTCGTCACGGTCAAAGATGGGCGGGCGATTAAAATCGGCGGCGATCCGGCGCATCCGGTGACGCAGGGCTTTTTGTGCGCGAAAGTCTCGCGCTATATCGAGCGCACCTACCACGAGGACCGGCTGCTCTACCCGATGCGGCGCGTCGGGCCGCGCGGCGCGGGGCAGTGGCAGCGCATCACCTGGAACGAGGCGCTCGACGAGATCGCCAATCGCTTCAGGATGATCAGCGCCGAGTACGGGCCGCAGGCGATTCTGCCCTACTCCTACTCCGGCTCGCTGGGCCTGCTGATGTACGGCTCGATGGACCGGCGCTTCTTCAACAAGCTTGGCGCGTCGCTGCTCGACCGCACGATCTGCTCAACTGCGGGCAGCCAGGGCTATCGCTACACCGTCGGCCAGAGCATCGGCACCGATCCGCAGCAGTTCGCCAGCGCAAAGCTGATCGTGCTGTGGGGCACCAACACGCTCACATCGAATCCGC